In a genomic window of Amycolatopsis japonica:
- the ftsY gene encoding signal recognition particle-docking protein FtsY, producing MSSTPWFWIVVVAVVVLVAVLVAGLLIARRRRISLDESKAADVVEKPKGGGYTATGGIALAPGGEKTEEPEHPVEDRPETDGQPAVGDDAAVPRDSAQRTVRDVELPEPAEEVAPEPAPAEEIAPATGRLERLRGRLGKSRSVFGQSLLGLLGAGDLDEDSWQDVEDTLLMADLGAATTTEIVERLRDELKRRAVRTSEEARTVLQEVLTAALSTDAVRAVRALPHTVDGKKQPAVVLVAGVNGTGKTTTTGKLARVLVAQGSTVVLGAADTFRAAAADQLQTWAERVGAEVVRGKEGADPAAVAFDAVKRGTEAGVDAVLVDTAGRLHTKTGLMDELGKVKRVVEKQAKVDEVLLVLDATTGQNGLMQARVFSEVIDVTGIVLTKLDGTAKGGIVFQVQRELGVPVKLVGLGEGPDDLAPFEPGAFVEALLSS from the coding sequence GTGTCGAGTACCCCCTGGTTCTGGATCGTTGTCGTTGCCGTCGTGGTCCTGGTCGCCGTTCTGGTGGCCGGGCTGCTCATCGCGCGCCGCCGCCGGATCAGCCTGGACGAGTCCAAGGCTGCCGACGTCGTCGAGAAGCCGAAGGGCGGCGGTTATACCGCGACAGGCGGGATCGCGCTCGCGCCTGGTGGCGAGAAGACCGAAGAGCCGGAGCACCCGGTCGAGGACCGTCCCGAGACCGACGGCCAGCCCGCCGTCGGGGACGACGCGGCGGTGCCCCGGGATTCCGCGCAGCGCACGGTGCGCGACGTCGAACTTCCCGAACCCGCCGAGGAAGTGGCCCCCGAGCCCGCTCCCGCCGAAGAGATCGCACCGGCCACCGGACGCCTGGAGCGGCTGCGCGGCAGGCTGGGCAAATCCCGTTCGGTGTTCGGGCAGAGCCTGCTCGGCCTGCTGGGCGCCGGCGACCTGGACGAGGACTCGTGGCAGGACGTCGAGGACACGCTGCTCATGGCGGACCTGGGAGCCGCGACGACCACCGAGATCGTCGAACGTCTTCGTGACGAGCTGAAGCGCCGCGCCGTGCGGACCTCGGAGGAGGCGCGCACGGTCTTGCAGGAGGTGCTGACCGCCGCCCTGTCGACCGACGCGGTGCGAGCCGTCCGCGCGCTGCCGCACACCGTCGACGGGAAGAAACAGCCCGCCGTCGTGCTGGTCGCCGGGGTCAACGGCACCGGCAAGACCACCACCACCGGCAAACTCGCCCGCGTGCTCGTCGCGCAGGGGAGCACCGTGGTGCTCGGCGCGGCCGACACCTTCCGCGCCGCCGCGGCGGACCAGCTCCAGACTTGGGCCGAGCGCGTGGGCGCCGAGGTCGTGCGCGGCAAGGAAGGCGCGGACCCGGCGGCGGTCGCCTTCGACGCCGTCAAACGCGGCACCGAGGCGGGCGTGGACGCGGTCCTGGTCGACACCGCCGGCCGCCTGCACACCAAGACCGGCCTGATGGACGAGCTGGGCAAGGTCAAGCGAGTCGTCGAGAAGCAGGCCAAGGTCGACGAGGTGCTGCTAGTGCTCGACGCCACCACCGGGCAGAACGGGCTGATGCAGGCCCGCGTGTTCTCGGAGGTCATCGACGTCACCGGCATCGTGCTGACCAAACTGGACGGCACCGCGAAGGGCGGCATCGTCTTCCAGGTGCAGCGTGAACTCGGGGTGCCGGTGAAGCTGGTCGGCCTCGGTGAGGGGCCGGACGATCTGGCGCCGTTCGAGCCTGGCGCGTTCGTCGAGGCCCTGCTCAGCAGCTAG
- a CDS encoding MFS transporter: protein MNAPIRDPRRWWILIVLCLSTLVLVVDNMVLTVAVPPLAEDLGASAQDTQWILDSYILVFAGLLLTSGSLGDRFGRRKVMIIGLLLFGVASLVAAFATNPLELIASRAVMGVGGALIMPSTLSILITVFDDEERRKAMAAWSAVAMIGLIGGPVLGGVLIAWFWWGAVFLINVPIVVIAVIAALTLMPESRGPWQKPDPLGAVLSAAGMVSLVWTIIELPKHGPAEAGTLIPLAVAIVCLTGFVFWERHTPSPMVPLKLFRKRNFSGGSLSLTLVQIGNGGLLLLLTQYLQFVLGYTPTEAGLAFIPMAVASLLFNTLGATLGQKIGNRALTTAGMIVMAGGFGLLATMSANEGFLLPAAALFLLGAGGGVAMPSAIAALMGEVPEEQAGVGSALNDTIQQLGAALGIAILGSIVSSLFTSHMPGDAPAQARLSIGDAFATGNDGLIAAARESFTSAMSTTFLVSAVGVLAAAVVAFLVMRDKKTAPVSPDENVPVTA from the coding sequence ATGAACGCGCCCATCCGCGATCCACGCCGCTGGTGGATCCTGATCGTCCTTTGCCTGAGCACGCTCGTGCTGGTCGTCGACAACATGGTGCTGACCGTCGCCGTGCCGCCGCTGGCCGAAGATCTCGGCGCGAGCGCCCAGGACACGCAATGGATCCTGGACTCCTACATCCTGGTGTTCGCCGGGCTGCTGCTCACGTCGGGAAGCCTCGGCGACCGGTTCGGGCGCCGGAAGGTGATGATCATCGGCCTCCTCCTGTTCGGGGTGGCCTCACTCGTCGCGGCGTTCGCCACGAACCCGCTCGAACTGATCGCGTCCCGCGCGGTGATGGGTGTCGGCGGCGCGCTGATCATGCCGAGCACCCTGTCGATCCTGATCACCGTCTTCGACGACGAGGAGCGCCGCAAGGCGATGGCGGCGTGGAGCGCGGTCGCGATGATCGGCCTGATCGGCGGCCCGGTGCTGGGCGGCGTGCTGATCGCGTGGTTCTGGTGGGGCGCGGTGTTCCTGATCAACGTGCCGATCGTCGTCATCGCGGTGATCGCCGCGCTCACACTGATGCCCGAATCCCGGGGCCCGTGGCAGAAGCCGGACCCGCTCGGCGCCGTCCTTTCCGCGGCGGGCATGGTCTCGCTGGTCTGGACGATCATCGAGCTGCCCAAGCACGGCCCCGCCGAAGCCGGAACCCTGATCCCGCTGGCGGTCGCGATCGTGTGCCTGACCGGCTTCGTGTTCTGGGAGCGGCACACGCCGTCGCCGATGGTCCCGCTGAAGCTGTTCCGCAAGCGCAACTTCAGCGGCGGCAGCCTGTCGCTCACGCTGGTGCAGATCGGCAACGGCGGTCTGCTGCTGCTCCTGACCCAGTACCTGCAGTTCGTGCTCGGCTACACCCCGACCGAGGCGGGTCTCGCGTTCATCCCGATGGCCGTCGCGTCGCTGCTGTTCAACACCCTCGGTGCCACGCTGGGCCAGAAGATCGGCAACCGGGCGCTGACCACGGCCGGGATGATCGTGATGGCGGGCGGCTTCGGCCTGCTCGCGACGATGTCGGCGAACGAGGGCTTCCTGTTGCCCGCGGCCGCGCTGTTCCTGCTCGGCGCGGGCGGCGGGGTGGCGATGCCGTCGGCGATCGCGGCATTGATGGGCGAGGTCCCGGAGGAGCAGGCCGGCGTCGGCTCCGCGCTCAACGACACCATCCAGCAGCTGGGCGCCGCGCTCGGCATCGCGATCCTGGGCAGCATCGTGTCGAGCCTGTTCACCTCGCACATGCCCGGCGACGCCCCGGCGCAAGCGCGACTTTCGATCGGCGACGCCTTCGCGACCGGTAACGACGGTCTCATCGCCGCGGCCCGTGAGTCGTTCACCTCGGCGATGTCGACGACGTTCCTGGTGAGCGCGGTCGGTGTGCTGGCGGCGGCGGTGGTCGCGTTCCTGGTGATGCGCGACAAGAAGACCGCGCCGGTTTCCCCGGACGAGAACGTCCCTGTCACTGCCTGA
- a CDS encoding TetR/AcrR family transcriptional regulator, with protein MSVDEQPIQSVWTRPRRKRDQPALSQAQIVAEAVRLLDVEGVDALSMRRLGTALNAGATSLYRHVANRDELIELVVDEVYGEITVPDGDDPARWREAAVVGAESVRAMILRHPWVASLLGSVGLSYLGPNVMRLNERLLGVFVSAGFPGDEANQAISAVISYVIGMGTTEAAWLTTVAKSGQGEREWAERLRPAVEEAAREHPHQREMLARGEDEADPVRLRDEKFRYGLDRMLDGLETRLKR; from the coding sequence ATGTCAGTCGATGAACAGCCGATCCAGTCGGTGTGGACCCGCCCTCGCCGGAAGCGGGATCAGCCCGCGTTGAGTCAGGCGCAGATCGTCGCCGAGGCCGTCCGGCTCCTGGACGTCGAAGGTGTCGACGCGCTGAGCATGCGCAGGCTGGGCACCGCGCTGAACGCGGGCGCGACCTCGCTGTACCGGCACGTGGCCAACCGCGACGAGCTGATCGAACTGGTCGTCGACGAGGTCTACGGCGAGATCACCGTGCCGGACGGCGATGATCCGGCGCGGTGGCGTGAAGCGGCCGTCGTGGGGGCGGAAAGTGTCCGCGCGATGATCCTGCGGCACCCGTGGGTGGCTTCACTGCTCGGCTCGGTCGGCCTGTCGTACCTCGGGCCGAACGTCATGCGGCTCAACGAGCGGCTGCTGGGTGTCTTCGTGAGCGCGGGCTTCCCCGGCGACGAGGCGAACCAGGCGATCAGCGCGGTCATCTCCTACGTCATCGGCATGGGGACGACGGAGGCGGCGTGGCTCACCACCGTCGCCAAGAGCGGCCAGGGTGAGCGTGAATGGGCGGAACGTCTGCGTCCCGCCGTCGAGGAGGCCGCGCGCGAACACCCGCACCAGCGGGAAATGCTGGCCAGGGGAGAGGACGAAGCCGATCCTGTCCGGCTTCGCGACGAGAAGTTCCGCTACGGGCTGGACAGGATGCTCGACGGTTTGGAGACCAGGCTCAAACGGTGA
- a CDS encoding IclR family transcriptional regulator: MAAEKNGRDGGVQSLQRAFELLEHLADTGGEASLSELATLSGLPMPTIHRLIRTLVDLGYVRQNTNRRYALGARLIRLGENASMQFGSWARPLLAELVDEVGETANLAVLERDEVVYVAQVPSKHSMRMFTEVGRRLLPHGTGVGKAMLAHLPSEDVTALLARTGMPSYTEHTFTDQDALLLELAKIAQQGYALDEAEQELGVRCVAVAVPGAPVPAAVSVSGPSGRLTMEAVERIAPVVQRIATSLGSTLSKDGVTV; encoded by the coding sequence GTGGCAGCGGAGAAGAACGGGCGCGATGGCGGCGTCCAGTCCCTTCAGCGGGCCTTCGAGCTCCTCGAGCATCTCGCGGACACGGGCGGGGAGGCCAGCCTTTCGGAGCTGGCGACCCTGTCCGGGCTGCCGATGCCGACCATCCACCGGCTGATCAGGACCCTGGTGGATCTGGGCTACGTCCGGCAGAACACCAACCGCCGGTACGCCCTGGGCGCCCGGCTCATCCGGCTGGGTGAGAACGCCAGCATGCAGTTCGGCTCGTGGGCGCGCCCGCTGCTCGCGGAGCTGGTCGACGAGGTGGGCGAGACCGCGAACCTCGCCGTCCTGGAGCGGGACGAGGTCGTGTACGTCGCCCAGGTGCCGTCGAAGCACTCGATGCGGATGTTCACCGAGGTCGGGCGGCGGCTCCTGCCGCACGGCACCGGCGTGGGCAAGGCGATGCTCGCGCATCTGCCGTCCGAAGACGTCACGGCGCTGCTCGCCCGGACGGGGATGCCCTCCTACACCGAGCACACCTTCACCGACCAGGACGCGCTCCTGCTGGAGCTGGCGAAGATCGCCCAACAGGGTTACGCGCTCGACGAAGCGGAGCAGGAACTGGGCGTCCGTTGCGTGGCCGTCGCGGTCCCGGGCGCGCCGGTGCCGGCGGCGGTCTCGGTGTCCGGGCCTTCGGGGCGGCTCACGATGGAGGCCGTCGAGCGGATCGCGCCCGTCGTCCAGCGGATCGCGACCTCGCTCGGCTCGACCCTCTCGAAGGACGGCGTCACCGTTTGA
- the aceB gene encoding malate synthase A: protein MSEAQVLGDPVERGDEILTPEALAFLAGLHEAFAARRDELLQARSKRREEARTTGKLDFLPETKEIREGDWQVAEAPPALRDRRVEITGPTDRKMTINALNSGAKVWLADLEDANTPHWANVVSGQVNLYDAVRETITLESGGKSYALKDDVEHATIVVRPRGWHLDERGLSFGGRQAVGALVDFGLHFFHNAQELLNRGKGPYFYLPKMESHLEARLWNDVFTHAEKTLGIEHGTVRATVLIETIPAAFEMEEILYELREHASGLNAGRWDYLFSVIKYFRDAGEKFVLPDRNSVTMTAPFMRAYTELLVRTCHKRGAFAIGGMAAFIPNRKDPEVTAAALDKVRADKSREAGDGFDGSWVAHPGMVDICREEFDKVLGDKPNQLDRTRDEVSVTADQLLDAASTPGGATAAGLRAAVDVGIRYIASWLSGNGAAAIHNLMEDAATAEISRSQVWQWVRNGTQLDTGDKVTAELVRGVLAEVRGELAAEIKPELLEPAVELFEQVALADEFPDFLTLPAYERIK, encoded by the coding sequence ATGTCTGAAGCTCAGGTGCTCGGCGATCCGGTCGAGCGCGGGGACGAAATCCTCACGCCGGAGGCGCTCGCCTTCCTCGCCGGCCTGCACGAGGCCTTCGCCGCCCGCCGCGACGAGCTGCTGCAGGCCAGGAGCAAGCGCCGCGAGGAGGCCAGGACCACCGGCAAGCTGGACTTCCTGCCCGAGACCAAGGAGATCCGCGAGGGCGACTGGCAGGTGGCCGAAGCCCCGCCCGCCCTGCGCGACCGCCGCGTCGAGATCACCGGTCCGACCGACCGCAAGATGACCATCAACGCGCTGAACTCCGGCGCCAAGGTCTGGCTCGCCGACCTCGAAGACGCCAACACGCCGCACTGGGCGAACGTCGTCTCCGGCCAGGTCAACCTGTACGACGCGGTCCGCGAGACCATCACGCTGGAGAGCGGCGGCAAGAGCTACGCGCTGAAGGACGACGTCGAGCACGCGACCATCGTCGTCCGTCCGCGCGGCTGGCACCTCGACGAGCGCGGCCTTTCCTTCGGCGGACGCCAGGCCGTCGGCGCGCTGGTCGACTTCGGCCTGCACTTCTTCCACAACGCGCAGGAGCTGCTCAACCGCGGCAAGGGCCCGTACTTCTACCTGCCGAAGATGGAGAGCCACCTCGAAGCGCGGCTCTGGAACGACGTCTTCACCCACGCGGAGAAGACGCTCGGCATCGAGCACGGCACCGTCCGCGCGACCGTGCTGATCGAGACCATCCCGGCCGCGTTCGAGATGGAGGAGATCCTCTACGAACTGCGCGAGCACGCCTCCGGCCTCAACGCCGGCCGCTGGGACTACCTGTTCAGCGTCATCAAGTACTTCCGTGACGCGGGCGAGAAGTTCGTCCTGCCGGACCGCAACTCGGTCACCATGACCGCGCCGTTCATGCGCGCGTACACCGAACTGCTGGTGCGCACCTGCCACAAGCGCGGCGCGTTCGCGATCGGCGGGATGGCCGCGTTCATCCCGAACCGCAAGGACCCGGAAGTCACCGCCGCGGCGCTCGACAAGGTCCGCGCTGACAAGAGCCGCGAGGCGGGAGACGGCTTCGACGGTTCCTGGGTCGCGCACCCCGGCATGGTGGACATCTGCCGCGAGGAGTTCGACAAGGTCCTCGGCGACAAGCCGAACCAGCTCGACCGCACCCGCGACGAGGTGTCCGTCACCGCAGACCAGCTGCTCGACGCGGCTTCGACGCCGGGTGGCGCCACCGCGGCCGGTCTGCGTGCCGCCGTCGACGTCGGCATCCGCTACATCGCCTCCTGGCTGAGCGGGAACGGCGCGGCGGCCATCCACAACCTGATGGAGGACGCGGCCACCGCGGAGATCTCGCGTTCGCAGGTGTGGCAGTGGGTGCGCAACGGCACGCAGCTCGACACCGGCGACAAGGTCACCGCCGAACTGGTGCGCGGCGTGCTGGCCGAGGTCCGCGGCGAACTCGCCGCCGAGATCAAGCCGGAACTGCTGGAGCCCGCCGTCGAGCTGTTCGAGCAGGTCGCGCTCGCCGACGAGTTCCCGGACTTCCTGACCCTGCCCGCCTACGAACGGATCAAGTAG
- a CDS encoding DUF6986 family protein: MGNGRLTEDVYTAADARLAEADARVTAKYPGEPPGRQPVHTVYVPASQYKTRLVADWGKRALRVFGEHADQLGLDADIADRVRTKLLTEPIEDLRIDFEDGLGRPGDDEEDAIALAAGRTLAVTGGTPFVGIRFKSFEAATRRRGIRTLDLFLAGLLESGPLPDGFVVTLPKVTAVEQVEVAADVMERLESAYGLAEGALRFEVQIETAQSIVDIDGTVAVPRIIEAARGRCSSLHYGTYDYSAGLGISAEYQSMEHPAADFAKQLMQVSAAGTGVRLSDGSTNKLPVGDAILPAWREHLRLVRRSLERGFYQGWDLHPHQLPTRFAATYAFFREGFPAALGRLRDYADQTGRGVLDEPATAQALASFLLRGLDCGAVDAGELSFSRAELDAYARRTA; encoded by the coding sequence ATGGGGAACGGGCGGCTCACCGAGGACGTCTACACCGCCGCTGACGCGCGCCTCGCAGAGGCCGACGCGCGCGTCACGGCCAAGTACCCCGGCGAGCCGCCCGGCCGCCAGCCCGTGCACACCGTGTACGTGCCCGCGTCGCAGTACAAGACGCGGCTCGTGGCGGATTGGGGCAAGCGGGCCCTGCGGGTCTTCGGTGAACACGCGGACCAGCTGGGCCTGGACGCCGACATCGCCGACCGGGTCCGGACCAAACTGCTGACCGAGCCGATCGAAGACCTGCGGATCGACTTCGAGGACGGCCTCGGCAGGCCCGGCGACGACGAAGAGGACGCCATCGCGCTCGCCGCGGGGCGGACCCTCGCCGTCACGGGCGGCACGCCGTTCGTCGGCATCCGGTTCAAGAGCTTCGAAGCCGCGACCCGCCGCCGTGGTATCCGCACGCTCGATCTCTTCCTGGCCGGATTACTGGAAAGCGGACCGCTGCCGGACGGTTTCGTCGTCACGCTGCCGAAGGTGACCGCCGTCGAACAGGTCGAGGTGGCGGCGGACGTCATGGAGCGTCTCGAATCCGCGTACGGCCTGGCAGAGGGCGCCTTGCGGTTCGAGGTCCAGATCGAAACCGCGCAGTCCATTGTGGACATCGATGGAACGGTGGCGGTCCCGCGGATCATCGAAGCCGCGCGCGGCCGCTGTTCCAGCCTGCACTACGGCACCTACGACTACAGCGCCGGGCTCGGGATCAGCGCCGAGTACCAGAGCATGGAACACCCGGCCGCCGATTTCGCCAAGCAGCTCATGCAGGTTTCGGCCGCGGGCACCGGCGTCCGGCTTTCGGACGGCTCGACGAACAAACTGCCCGTCGGCGACGCGATCCTCCCGGCTTGGCGCGAACACCTGCGCTTGGTGCGGCGCTCGCTGGAGCGGGGTTTCTATCAGGGCTGGGACCTGCATCCGCATCAGCTGCCGACCCGGTTCGCCGCCACGTACGCGTTCTTCCGCGAGGGTTTCCCGGCTGCGCTGGGCCGGCTGCGGGATTATGCGGACCAGACCGGGCGTGGGGTGCTGGACGAACCGGCGACCGCGCAGGCTCTGGCGAGCTTCTTGTTGCGGGGGTTGGATTGCGGGGCCGTGGATGCGGGGGAGCTTTCGTTTTCACGGGCGGAGTTGGACGCTTACGCGCGAAGGACCGCGTGA